CGAAGTTGCAGGTAGAACTGGTCCTGTCCGGCGGTGAAAAAGCCATTGAGGTTGAAGTTGCCGCTGGTAAACGAAACACGGCCGTTGCCCGCCTGGTTGTAGGAGAGATTGATGTTTGTGCCCTCCTGAAGTGACGGGGCAGACACGGTCTCCTCGCTTACGGTATGGGTGATTTCGAGGGTGCGGGTGCTCAGTGTCGCCAGGCTGGTGGAATCGATGGTCAGCACCGCATTATCAAAATGCCTGAGATGATTGGCATCGGAGTCCAGCCCCATGGCAAGCCCCTGCAGCCGATACCGGCCGCTCTCGGGCGGTGCATCGGGCGTTTGCTCGGCGGCGACAAGCACGCCGTCACCCAGAGGGCTGTCATCCAGATTGAAGGCCATCAGGCTGCCATCCGGGGTGCTCGCGCCAATGCCGAGATCTGGTGGTTCAAAGGAACCGGATGGGGTACTGATGTCGAGGTTTAGTCGGCCAATCTCGACCTCTCCGGAGCTCAGTCTTGAGGTTCGGAGGCTCAGGGTCCAGGATTCTGAACGGGTTCCGGCAGTGTTGGTTGTTACCGTGCCCGAGGTTCCCCGTGCAACAGTCGTGAACGCCTGGGACTGACTGATGGTGTTTCCGTTGACCTGCCATTCGCCAAGGCCGGATTCGATCACAACGGGAGTGGCCGTGTCGCTGAACCGGGTAGACAGATAGAGCATGTTATAGCGGCGGCCGTCCAGCGTGTCCAGACTGAATCCGGGGGTGCGCAGCAGGTCAATTTCAATGACTGACAGGTAATGGTCTTCCAGGTCCGCCTTACGCTTCAGCTCTTCACCAGAGGCTTCCAGCTCAATGGCCTTGCCGGCACTGAAATAGCCGCTGATCACACGGTCCGGCCCCGTGGTTTCCGATTCCGGCGCTGTGGTGTAGGCGTTCAGATAATAGGGGTTTCGTGTCCAGCCAATGATCCTGGAGCTGCCGCGACCGGTAATGCTCTGGTACAGTGCGCGCCCAGCCAACAGGCGGCTGTCATCAAGCAACGTCGCGGCACCAGGAGAAGAGGAGTGGGTATTACGTTCCCAGAGCTCGGAACCGCGCTGGTAAAACTGGTTACCGGCCTGGTGGATCAGCGCCTCGCGATCATAGGGGATATCGTTGGCCAGGGATGTCACGCGGATGTTGAAGGCATCGAAACTGGTCAGGGTTAAAGCCGGGTAGACGTACCCGGTGCCAATGTCGTCCGTCAGTACCTCTTCCTGGGCGGTGCGAACGCCCCACTGTCCGGACCCCTGGAGCGAGCTCTCAAGAAAGGTCTGGCCGAGTTCAACCCCGAAAAACACGGAATTATAATCTGCCGAGCTGGCGCTGATCTTCCCGGATGACGCCTCATTGAGTACCGCGTAATCAGCCATTGCGGCGACATAGCGGGTAAAGTCACCACGGCTGGAAAGCAGGGTCAGGGCATCGGTCAGCGTAGCGCCAGAAGGTATGTCAATTTCGAAGTCATGGACCTGATCCGACAGCGTCGCCCAGACATATTTGTTGAGGCAAAGCTCGCCGCTGGCATCCGCAACGCAGTCCAGAATGGCCTGAAATTCACCGGCGGTATAGCTGGCCACTGTATTGCGCAACAGGTATTCAGAGAACGGATTGATCTTCACGTCCCGGTCGGCATCTGCTGCCAATGCCCTCATGCGGGTATTGCCGTAACTCGCATCGATGACCACATCCGGCCCGACGGGCTGGCCCTCGTCAAAGGTGATAATAGTGAACCCTTGACTGTCGGTGCGGGTGGATACCGAAACAGAGCCGAGATTCTGTAGGGCCGTGTTGGTGGTGTAGACGTCGAGTCGGTCGGGCTGGACGATCCTCAGGTTTCGCCGGGTCGGTTCGGCATCCGGTGCGGCGCTTGCAGGCACTTCCATGGTGATCCGGACTTCATTGGCCTTCAGGCCACTGGCATTGCTTGAATCACCGGTGCTGCCGGAACTGAAGTCATCCACCGGGTTTTTTGCGCTAGCGAAATCGTTGGGGTCGTTACGGGCGCCGCTGAGAGCGTCGTCTCCGGAGCCACATCCTGCGGTCAGCAGAATCGTTGTGGAGAGAAGCAAACCGAAGGTGAGTCGCATGCCTGGCCGTCCTTGCTGAGGGTTCAGGCGGTCAGTCTACCAGCGGGCGTTAAGGCAAAGCGTGAGGAAAGGCACGAAACGGGTGCCTGCTGAGCGCAGGCACCCTTACGCAGAGCGGTCGTTCAGAAGAAGATCTTCATACCTGCCATAACGCCCTCATCAAGGTCCACGTCGCCACGGTACGGGCGATCCAGATCCGTGTTCAGGTAACGGTAGCCGGCGAACACTTCCGCGTTTCGGATAACCCGATAGCTGCCACGGAGTTCAACACTGGTCAGGTCATCGGAATCGCCGAATGACAAAATGCTGGGCGCGTAGTGGAGGCCGCCGGTGAAGGAGAGCCCGGGAACCTTCGGAATGTTCACTGTCGCAAATCCCCCCAGGGCAATGGCGCCACCATCAAGGCGGTCTGCATCCCAGGCAATGCCGCGCATGCCAATGCCGGCAGTGGTGGGCAGGTTGCCAATGGCGGTGCGGCCCTGAGCATGAAAGTCGGCATTGAGGATGTCCAGGCCACCTTCGCGGTAGGTATAGCCGGTGCCCAGCTGGATATCATTGTTGGTGCCAAAGAAGTTCACCTGACCCTTTACGGAATCGTTGGTGAGGCTCAGATCCACATCACCGGCAAACGCCGGCGCGGCGGCCAAAGAGAAAATCATCAGGGAAATGCGGGACGCTTTCATTCGTGCACCTTTTATAAGTAATTAAAATGATTGGCAGTATGGTAACGAGCAGTCTGGCACGGCTCAACTTAAAAGGCCGTAAGCCGCGGTTAACCCGGTTACAGGTACGTGTTCAGTGCTGCGTTGTTTCGCCGCCCTGGTCAAGATCTTCCGGTGACGCATTTTCAGCCGGTACACGGTACTCCTCGTTGGCCCAGGCGCCAAGGTCGATCAGTTTGCATCGCTCGGAACAGAATGGGCGGTAAGGGTTGGCTTCTGTCCATTCCACGGACTTTTTACAGGTTGGGCATTCGACGTTCATAGCTGCCTTAGAGAGTAATGTTACGGTACCGGAAATCCGCCGCCTGCTCAGGAGGGGGCGGACGCTTTACAGTATTGTTCCAGTACTGCACGCAGCATTTCAATATTGACAGGCTTGGCAACGAAAGAATCCATCCCGGCGTGGCGGCATTTTTCCTCGTCTTCCTCCATGGCACTGGCTGTCAGGGCCACAACCGGAATCCGCGCCCGGTTGCCGGATTTCTCCCATTCCCGGAGACGTCGGGTCGCTTCAAACCCGTCCACCCGGGGCATGACACAATCCATGAAGATAAGGTCAAACGGATGCCACTGCCAGAGACTGGCCGCGGCTTCGCCGTCGTTCGCCGTCATTACATCACAGCCCAGTTTTTCCAGCAGGCGTCGGGTGAGCGTCCGGTTAACGGGGTTGTCTTCAACCAGCAGAACCTTCATGCGGCCACAGGGCAACTCCCGCCGCTTGGAGGTATCGCTGACCGCCTGCAAAGAAAAGCGGGTGAGAAAGCGTCGCTCTTCTTTGGCGGCATCGGCAAACAACTGATTGAGAATCGGCGTCAGGCAGGATTCCCGGAGTGATTTGCTGAGAAATGCATCGGCACCCGCCTGCCGGAAATGCTCGGCGTCGCCGCGCTGCGGGTTGGAAGACAGAATCAGCAGGCGCAGGCTTGCCCATGAGGGATTACCGCGGATCTGGCGGCAGAGAAGGTCGCTGTCCATGTCCGGCACAAAGCCGTCGAGGATGATCGCATCGAACGGTTGCTGACTGTCGAACGCCTGGCGGAGCGTGGTCAGGGCTTCCCCGGCAGACTTGACGGCCTCAATGTAGACGTCGTGCCGGGACAGCATCTCCAGGGTGATCTTGCGTGACAGCTCGTAGGAGTCCACCACCAGAATACGTCTGTTTTTGACCATCCGGGTATCCGGCCGAATCTGGGGCGAACTTTCGGGTGCCACCGGCAGAGTCAGCTCTATCCAGAACGTGGACCCTTCACCCGGGCGACTTTCCAGCTCCAGGGAGCCATCCATCAGATTGACCAGTTGCCGGCAAATGGTCAGACCTAGCCCCGCGCCGGGGAGTTGGCGCTGGAACCTTTGCCCGAGCTGGACGTAGGGCTCGTAAACCAGCGGAATATCCTCCGGGCTTATGCCGACACCGGTATCTTCAACCGCAATCCGGAGTCGCGCCTTGTCATCACGACGACCAAGAACTTCGATGCTGATCAGAACGTGGCCGGAATCGGTGAACTTGATGGCGTTTGAGGTCAGGTTCAGCAGAATCTGGCGAATCCGCACAGGGTCACCCTTCAGTGCCCAGGGCAGGTTTTCATCGATGCGGAGTTCCAGTGCCAGGTTCTTTTCGCGGGCACGGGCGCCGAGCATGTGGACCAGGTCATTCAGGGTCTCCCGGAGATCGAACGGAATGTCCTCAAGCACCAGTTTGCCCGCCTCCATACTGGAAATATCCAGCAAGTCGTTAATGATGGAGGACAGACTTTCCGAGGCGCTGAGGAGCGTCTGAACGTACTCGCGTTGTTCCTGGTCCAGGGGCGTATCGGTTAACAGGTTGGCATAGCCCAGGACAGACTGCAGGGGAATCCGGAGTTCGTGGCTGACGTTGGCGAGAAACTGGTTCTTGGCGTGGTTGGCACGAACGGCCTCGTCGCGCTCGCCCTGGGACTGAATGGTGGTCTGCCGGAGAGACTGGGTGTCTTCCAGAATTTGCAGTCGCATTTTGTTCAGGGCCTGTTCGAGCTCTGTCAACTCATCCGGCGCCTTCCTTGGCTTTCGCTTGAGTTTCAAGGGGTCCACCAGCGCGTCCAGGTTCAGCCGGGCGGCGTAATCCGCCATCGCCTCCAAGTGCCTTGACAGGGTCAGGCGCACAATGATCAGGAGCCCGAAGGTACCCAGCATCACGACGATGGACTGGAACAGGAGGTTGAGCAGGGCACGATTTCTGAGTTCGTCGTGTACCTGCTCGACAGAGGAGGTCAGGGTGAGCGTACCTACTTTTTCCGAGTTGCGAATGCCGGTGCGATCAAACACCAGTGGAAAGCTCTGGGAAATAACCCGGCCGTCGGGGTAGGTGCCGGTGGTGAATTCGTTTCCCGTGGATGTGATGACCCGGGCATACTGAATCGAGGGCACAGCCTTCATGTCATCCAGGCTGTTGGCCACTTCGCTGAAATTCATCAGCCAGATGTTGTTGCTCATGCTGCCGGAGACGAGTTCGGCGGCTTTTGACTGGGTGCTTTCGAGATCACTTTTACGGCGGTCGAACTCGCCGATCATCTGGACGCCGGTGGCGACCAGGGACAGCACAAGACTGAACAACAGCACGTACGCCAGCAATCTGCCTGCCAGTGGCCGTATCCCCAAGTGCTCAAAAAGACGGTGTGAAGGCAAGGCACTATTTCCCTGTGTCGACTACAAAATCACCAATCGGAGTTTAACAGACCGTTAGCACTTCGACACGTTTTTGAGAATGATCGTTCACGAACCGGAATCGCACATTGATATCGTAGAGGTGCGCCCCGTAGATCCGGTCTTCGTCCCGCCCACGCCGGAAAGAGGGGCGCGGATCGTACCCAACCACATCCTCGATCAACAAACGCAGGTCGGGGTAATCCGAGGGTGGAAGAT
This Marinobacter salinus DNA region includes the following protein-coding sequences:
- a CDS encoding response regulator, whose protein sequence is MPSHRLFEHLGIRPLAGRLLAYVLLFSLVLSLVATGVQMIGEFDRRKSDLESTQSKAAELVSGSMSNNIWLMNFSEVANSLDDMKAVPSIQYARVITSTGNEFTTGTYPDGRVISQSFPLVFDRTGIRNSEKVGTLTLTSSVEQVHDELRNRALLNLLFQSIVVMLGTFGLLIIVRLTLSRHLEAMADYAARLNLDALVDPLKLKRKPRKAPDELTELEQALNKMRLQILEDTQSLRQTTIQSQGERDEAVRANHAKNQFLANVSHELRIPLQSVLGYANLLTDTPLDQEQREYVQTLLSASESLSSIINDLLDISSMEAGKLVLEDIPFDLRETLNDLVHMLGARAREKNLALELRIDENLPWALKGDPVRIRQILLNLTSNAIKFTDSGHVLISIEVLGRRDDKARLRIAVEDTGVGISPEDIPLVYEPYVQLGQRFQRQLPGAGLGLTICRQLVNLMDGSLELESRPGEGSTFWIELTLPVAPESSPQIRPDTRMVKNRRILVVDSYELSRKITLEMLSRHDVYIEAVKSAGEALTTLRQAFDSQQPFDAIILDGFVPDMDSDLLCRQIRGNPSWASLRLLILSSNPQRGDAEHFRQAGADAFLSKSLRESCLTPILNQLFADAAKEERRFLTRFSLQAVSDTSKRRELPCGRMKVLLVEDNPVNRTLTRRLLEKLGCDVMTANDGEAAASLWQWHPFDLIFMDCVMPRVDGFEATRRLREWEKSGNRARIPVVALTASAMEEDEEKCRHAGMDSFVAKPVNIEMLRAVLEQYCKASAPS
- a CDS encoding YfaZ family outer membrane protein, giving the protein MKASRISLMIFSLAAAPAFAGDVDLSLTNDSVKGQVNFFGTNNDIQLGTGYTYREGGLDILNADFHAQGRTAIGNLPTTAGIGMRGIAWDADRLDGGAIALGGFATVNIPKVPGLSFTGGLHYAPSILSFGDSDDLTSVELRGSYRVIRNAEVFAGYRYLNTDLDRPYRGDVDLDEGVMAGMKIFF
- the yacG gene encoding DNA gyrase inhibitor YacG → MNVECPTCKKSVEWTEANPYRPFCSERCKLIDLGAWANEEYRVPAENASPEDLDQGGETTQH